Genomic DNA from Sardina pilchardus chromosome 4, fSarPil1.1, whole genome shotgun sequence:
ttcgcccaatacgaactttgtagaagtttaacattaccgttgctgttgccaattaccggtataactttccattgccactaacataattatgaactacggattgtgattatgtgaagaccaagtcgaaagtggaaatactgtaggctacaccaaaaagtttatttagagaaaagtgcagctgcagttgtcggaactcctgtaaaagcagcacaatttccacggttctaattaagcgcgcagccggaaccgtgcacaattgacgtgcacttccacactcgctaggctgttccattgcatgtgatcttgacggctggagggggtactgggaaggtgtgtagccttgtctctctagcactcgacttgaaagaaagcattctatcaaggacgagctcttgacttaGAGAAATACCCGGTGACGTCTCTCCAGAGAAGTGCAAGACTAgcctacgtcagcattccaatagcattttggaccaaaatgccatggcatgtttcaacctgtagagggcgcggagagctataggctatctccaatacaaaatcataagAAAtgcttttctcgggaaacacgatttttgtcaatatcaaccctggtaatagtgtagttcaccacttatgagtaatttcaatttatcaacagctcaaaaaacacattttaggatgcagttacactttaatatcAGATTTGAAATTATAGGAGATTAGGCTATTGAATAGCCTCTctaatctttttttcccccttcattAATCGCTCATAACCACGTAACTGCACACTGGACCTGGAGTATAACGATAAGATGTTTTGAAACAGCCTTTCCATAAGCGTTGTTTGTCTCATCTGGAGTTTCCACTGCAGAACACAGCGGCATAGGCTACGACGTCATTCAGGAAGTTTCAATCTTGCCCTCTGCACTGGAGTTCTTCCGCCAGACTTAGCCTACAGTTGTGGTTGAGGAAACTGCATAAAATAGCTGTTTTAAATCAGTCTGATCACTCAGGTAGAGCGATGCAATCTATTAACGCGTGAATAGCATGCTCCTCCGCCTTCGGATAAGTGCATAGTGAAAGTAGGCTATGATATCCGAACGAATGGCTAAAGCTGTTGTCGTGGATCTTGGCAGCGTCCCTTGTTCAGAGTACAGCAAGGCTTGTTTTGAAGCATTAACAGGAAAGATCTCAATGTATTTTGGTCAGGCTGATGAAATGCATGAACCTGTTTACCTCATTGGTTATCTGCAGCAGAGCTCAAGTGCTGTACTACCTGAGACATTTGTCAGCTTAAGGAAACAGATTCGTGTCTTACGGGACAGCGCCGTTTCTGCTGCGCTGTACACAATCAAGCGAGAATTGGATAGCCTGGATTTTACCAATATTTTGGTAATTACGTCTCCTAGTCGGATGATTATCCTGCAGAAATACCAAGAACTTCTCTTCACACCTGTGTACCTCTTTGAATATATAACCGTGTTGGAAGATCCGAGCACTTTCGATAGTGCTAGGcgtagtaggcctacaaaccTTAACTCTAGAGATATCACAGACGTGACAGAAGAAGTGAGTACATTTCTTCGACAGCTCCCAGGCATTGGTGAAATAACGGTCCTTGACTCCTCCCTGGTACCTGGTGAGTTATGATCATTAttttattataataattatttaaTTTGGGAAGAAGTTCAACATTTGGTCTTGTTTCGGACAAgatcacagtcacacaccatAATAATATTGCCATAGATCAACCACCCTgaaaaagaagaagacaaaTCTGATTTATTTATGAAGATAGTTTCATATGATCTGTTAAGATTGTTTTTaagtcctctctgtcctctagACTGCTTCTCCCATGGTTTCAGTACTAGGATGGGAGGCATCTCCTACATTAGCACTCTAAGCTCACTCAACCTCTTCAGCAGCTCCAAGCGCAGAGACCCCAAAGCGGTTGTGATTGAAAACATCAGGCGTCTTGGACTTCAAATGGGCTTTCAGCCTCACCAGTTCCACCTGGTAAAGGTGAGAGGGTTCATTTGCCCTCAGTTGCAGCGAGATGTTTGCCCagaaaatagtagcctacatgtaatgGCCTAATATTTTAAGAGCAAGAGCCATCGTTCACCTTGCTGCTGATTTATTCTGTCAGTTCTAATCCTTAGAATATCTGATATCTGAGgtataatattatataataaGTGTTGTGTACCTCCTTTATTTAAATCAGTCCATGTTAGTGAAACAGACCTAACCAGAAGTCGATGAACCAGAAGTAACAATTATATGTGTACAACCTAATGATTTCTTCTAGACAAATCATGCCAGTGATGTGTGGGTGATGGGAGAGGAAGCACCTGAGAGCTATGATGGAATTGTTACCGATCAAGTCAACGTTGTCATAGCAGCACCAGGTGCTGACTGCATGCCGATACTCTTCTCTGACCCTGTAGCAAAAGTTATTGGAGTGGCTCATGCAGGTGACTGTTTCAAAACGTTTTACTCACTCTTTGTTGAAGTTACCAAGAATAGTAGAGTTCAGAGTCTGGTTAATTGGGAAGTACATCATTTTCATAAGGAAATGGGCATCACAAGGATTTGTACGCAGTTTTCTGCATTTGGTTATTGGATTGATTTTGACACCCAAAGTCTCTCATGTTGATACAGTATTTTTCTTCAGTAGATTAAGTTAATTATTTTTTGCAGTCACTAAGCCTTGACAAATAATTGTGGTATGACTTAACCATCAGTTTCTTTTACACTTTAAGGCAAAAGTTAATATTTGATTCAACAATATTTGCATaatccatttttttctgttttttggtATGCTCTCCTCCATCAATGAAGGCTGGAAGGGTACGCTAATGGGGATTGCAAAGGCAACAGTGAATGCCATGGTGTCACGATTTGGCAGTAAGACAGAAAATGTTGTAGCTGTGATTGGTCCATCTGTTGGTTCCTGCTGCTTCAAGCTTGACAAGGAGTCAGCCAAacaattccattccattcaccCAGATTGTGTCAGGATAGATGGGACGTCAAAGCCCTTCATTAATATCAGGCTGGCTACAAGGTAAACCACAAATGAACATGTTTATCTGACGCTTACTTACAGGTCACGAAGACAAATTTCTCCTTATAAAGCCCCCACTCCCCACTGTCCATGCAGTCATTCCTTAAGAAGAGAGTCTGTTTTAATTATTCATAATTTACATTGACAATATTAACAAAAGAAATAGGGTGGTGTGAATCCCAATCACAATACATTTGAATTCCAATCATTTGAATTAGATTTTTAGAAATaggaaaataaatagataaatataaACAACATACATCAGACCTACCCTGAGTTAggttcatttatttgttgaaTGAGAAAGtctatttttaaaataaaaaaataattttggaaatgtacttTAACTTTCAGAGTTCTGCTGGAGCAAGGGGGGCTCCTCTCTGAGCATATTCATGATGACACTGTTACAGACATTCCAAGTGTCACACTTTGCACCTCTTGCCACTCAGATATGTTTTTCTCTCATGTTCGAGATGGGAACAACTTTGGCACGCAAATCGGCTTCCTTTGGAtaaaagaaaggggggaaataTAGCAATGTTTTTAGTGTTGATATAACAATGTTTTGGCCAAGTGATATGTAAATTACACCCAGTTACTCATGGTACTCTTGTATAGTCTTGTATGTCCCTACATTTGGAGCCATAACAAGAACCCCTCATGCATGCCATGTGGTGACGATTTTACTTTTGCCCATAACGTGTGAATTTGTTTTACATCATGGTTGCAAGTTTTGTGGTGAAGTGGTAGCGGTAACGGGAAGTATAGCCTAGATCTGAAGTGGACTCTGAAGTGAATTTAAATAAACCAATCACATACAACCCCAAGTTCAATTCTGATCTGTTTATATGCCAGTTCCTGGAGCATTCCGAGTtcttttcactggaactaagaggccaagcccagctcagggatggcccaTTCCTGTTCCATCAGGGGActaaccattggtccgacatcccattagtccgacatcccattcgtccgaaaatgaaccattcaatagagatcccattagtccgacatctcattagtccgaaaaaaagagaaccattggtccgacgtcccattagtccgaccatacacatagagatgcatggatgacttgaaatTGAAAGATGCAAAATTAGCGGAAGAGAGGAGACGTCTTTTTTTGCAGCATcgtgtgtctaacaacaggtggaaatgtgctagcctgttgtaacaatcaaccttttaccttcggctgtgttaattaaacgcacaaggttttttttaatgactaaatatgaaacAAATCATTCTGAGAATGAAGAAGGCTACAACGTAGGCTAGACACATCTGAGTGCAtctcttgattataacaatgaaacaatgtcgctttcttcggtttaacagtaaaggaagacacacaccaaacaataacccaggtcgtgcacagcggcgctttatattcacacacaattaaatgtcccaaacaatcccaagtgttgcaattccccctctcagtcattcagtcccgaaaataaacctaaaagtcTAAACTAAAGAAAGATGTCTTGTATTTTGCCAGGCGCACAAGTATTTTGTCACGCGCACTagagtcaataatccaatccaggaGGACACGAAAGGGCCGCTGCCGACAAAACGTCCTGCGATGtagcaaacaaaaaatataatgctcagaaaaaaagggaaaatgcgaTTGCTGTTTCTCTGCTAGACCAATcaatatgaaaacacaaaaaagcaatcgatctcaccaaatctggtgaatgcaccagcagtccgcgaaggctttttctcttcgtgcgtcctctgtttggtaatgcaccggtccaaactgcgcacagcgtCTAACTATGTGAAAATACGTTTACTCTGTAGCCTAgtcttttattgttgttagtttcaaactcgcaggaaaacatttaaaaacactcgttgccgcagcactgagtaggctaggcctactggcgccacagattcaaaatctcacacacgcacttgctaccctcttcagaccgcccccaataggctactgcattcgggtaaggtgcgcgtgtattaaaaaaatacatacataagTACATGTGcatacaatgatattacatgagaaatacagagatattatatatgcaattaaacaatgtaatatgtaatatttaagaaatggcacctaaaccaatgtggcagtgtgttgtgcgacattttgggaagccaggacCACCACCAAATTAAAACGAgatgtttctggagtgaaactttgaatttagtcagacctgatagaagaatatggcaaggctctatttctagctcatatcgagaagaatgcacgatggaaataactgtggactaactgtggataacttgtagcctagaccATAAAGGTAAGTTCATTGTTCTTAGGTTTGGCTATGTTGGAAGGCTAATTTGTAGTTTTGTCGTGTGAACGTAGGCCTAAGACTGAAACACGTTAGCTtcgatgttcgtttgcaaaaTAAAACATCTAATTCTACATGAAGTTCATCGCGGGATGCGAGGTCACCtgcgtgacagtcacgcacccatCCACTAACCTATGTCTCTGCTATTGAAATCAAACATCAgtctaactgtaaacagtgacagagtttttaggaaatagaccaacgtttggatttgtttatttattgtatggtcggactaatgagatgtcggaccaatgggcctctttttttcggaccaatggAATGTCAGTctaatgggatctctggtcaatggttaattttcggactaatggcatgtcggaccaatgatacggaaccGTTCCatcatgactgtgcaccagtgcacaaagcaaggtccataaagacatggatgacagagtttggtgtggatgaacttgactggcctgcacagagtcctgacctcaacccaggGATGCAAACAGACATGTGGTCAAAAACAACCTTTATCCTGTTTCAAAGCTGCACAACCATCATCTTGGTAAACTATCCTACCTTGAGCATACACTGTATGCCATAGCCACCGTATGTGATGTTCTTACTGCGTCTTGAAAGTACACCCAGTGTAACCCTCTTTTTGTCCAAAATAAATGGCAAAATATCTCTAAACCAGCTGTTTAGATACTCAGTAGCCTATGCCTTTTAAAGTTTTGGTGAATTATTGGCACACCAATAATAATGTAGACAAAACAATGACtgctgccaagtacaaacaaatgcTGGGAATACCATTTTCAAGGCTATTTATTATGTCCAACCAGCTCTTATATGACGACAGCTCATGTCAACACATTATTTGT
This window encodes:
- the lacc1 gene encoding purine nucleoside phosphorylase LACC1, translating into MISERMAKAVVVDLGSVPCSEYSKACFEALTGKISMYFGQADEMHEPVYLIGYLQQSSSAVLPETFVSLRKQIRVLRDSAVSAALYTIKRELDSLDFTNILVITSPSRMIILQKYQELLFTPVYLFEYITVLEDPSTFDSARRSRPTNLNSRDITDVTEEVSTFLRQLPGIGEITVLDSSLVPDCFSHGFSTRMGGISYISTLSSLNLFSSSKRRDPKAVVIENIRRLGLQMGFQPHQFHLVKTNHASDVWVMGEEAPESYDGIVTDQVNVVIAAPGADCMPILFSDPVAKVIGVAHAGWKGTLMGIAKATVNAMVSRFGSKTENVVAVIGPSVGSCCFKLDKESAKQFHSIHPDCVRIDGTSKPFINIRLATRVLLEQGGLLSEHIHDDTVTDIPSVTLCTSCHSDMFFSHVRDGNNFGTQIGFLWIKERGEI